The following nucleotide sequence is from Erythrobacter aurantius.
AGCGCAGCGGCTTTCGCTCGAACCGACGGCACTGCGTCGCCTGTGGCTGCATCAGGCGAATGCCGGGATGAACCGCCTGATCGCGCACAAGGTGCTGGGCCATGAAGCCAATGATGACGAAAGCCCGACGGTGCTCGACACCTATGGCAACACGTCAAGCGCGGGTTCGATCATCGCCTTCCACCTGAACAGCGATGATCTGGCTGCCGGTGACACCGGGCTGATCTGCAGCTTTGGCGCGGGCTATTCGGCAGGGACAGTGTTCGTCCGCAAGACCGCCTGATCGCGCGCATCGGTCCATTTGTCCCACGCAGCGACAATCCGCTGCGAAACGGCCCAGATCGCGGCGACCGCCAGCAGCGAAACAAGCCCGTCTACCGCATAATGGTAGGCCAGGTGGACGCTGCTGATCCATGTGATGAAGAAGAACACGGCGAAGAACGCGCCCCATTTGGGTGAGATGCGGCGCACCGCGATCCAGTAAAGGAAAGCGATGGCGCAATGCATGCTGGGCATGGCGGTGATCCCGCTGCCAAGGCCGCTCTGATCCTTGCCATACCATTCCAGCAGCATTTCCTGCACCGGCAGCACCATGATCGGCACCTGTTCGTTGGCCGCGTACAGATAGGCCATCTGCGCGTCGAAAGTGCTGTTGCCCAACATGGGGCCGACAAAGCACGGGCCAACCGAGGCGAGCCAGGTCGCCATCGCCCCGCCGACGAGCGTCCAGCTGAGCACATAGGACAGGAAGAACTGCCGCCGCACCCGGCTGTCGATATTGGCGAAGGCGAAGAACATCACGCCCGGATAGAGCAGCAGGAACCACAGGTGGTACAGCAGCGCCAAAGTAGCGGTAACGATCGGATAGCCGAGCACCGGCTGCAACACCTGCCATGCATCTTGGCCAAAGAAGATCGCCCGGTCCCATTCGATGAAGGCGCGGTCCCAGGTGTAGGCATTGAACAGCGGAATCGCCGATTTCATCTTTGAAAAATACGGCAGAAGGAAGATCGCGACCCCAAGCATGGGCAGACCGGCGGCAACGCGCAGCCTGAATTCGGGGGTGGAATAGCGCGCCTTGAGATGGGCGACCGGGCTATCGGGGCGGTGGCGATGCAATTCGCGCACCGCATCCCAGCAGGCCAGCACCACCACGAACATGAAGAATATCTGCGAATTGGCGAGTATGCCGGTGACACCTGGGTTGATTCCATGTGCCGCGAGCAGGCTCACGCACAGGATCATCAACGCGCAGCCGATGGCATAGATCGGCACTTCTCCCAGCCATCGCTGTGCGAGCGGGCTCGCAGTGGCTTGGCCGGATGGCGTGCCGGGCGTCGTTGCTGCCGTGTCCATTGGGCGAAATTGCTCCCGTACTGCCCGCTGCGATCCTTCGTCCGGCAAATAGGGTAAACATCTCACTAAAGTGTGAATGGGCTCAATCGGTTGCGCACGCTCGCTTGCGAGGCGTTGCGCCACAGCCTAGAGGCGTAGGCATGGCAGGTGAAATTCTCGACAATCAGGGCCGCGGCGAAGCAAGCTGGGGTTGGCCCCCGATCCATCCCGAAGGTCGCAAATATGGCGTGATCGCCATCGCGATTTCTCTCATCCCGCTCCTGATCTTCGATTGGGAGATCATCGGCTGGCCGCTGTTGCTGCTGTCGCTGGGCGTCTTCGCGTTCTTCCGCGATCCCGAACGCGTGGTGCCGCAGGGCGACAATTCGATCGTCGCGCCGGCTGACGGTCTGGTGACGCTGATCACCACGGTGGAGCCGCCGGTGGAATTGCAGGTGGATGACGGCTCGGGCAATCCGGGACTTCCGGCTGGTCCGGTCACGCGCATTTCGATTTTCATGAGCGTGTTCGACGTACACATCAATCGCGCGCCGATTGCGGGCACCGTACGACGGGTCGTCTATGTGCCGGGGAAGTTCGTGAATGCCGATCTCGACAAGGCGAGCGAAGAGAACGAGCGCCAGCACATCCTGATCGAAGGCGGCGATGGCCTCGCCATCGGCTTTACCCAGATCGCCGGACTGGTCGCGCGCCGCATCGTCCCGTTCGTGAAGCCGGGCGATATGGTGGCCAAGGGGCAGCGCGTGGGCCTGATCCGGTTTGGCAGCCGGGTCGATGTCTATCTGCCCGCGGGCACCGATGCCAAGGTGATGATGGGGCAGAAGATTGTCGCAGGCGAGACGGTGCTGGCGGAAATCGGCGCGACCCAGCTGATCGAAGGGATTGCGCAATAGTGATCGCCGCAGGCGGTCGCGCGCAGGATTGCAGGACGTTCCATTGAAGAAGCGCTCCATCTCCCGGTTCAAGCCGCAATTGCCCGCCCGGGTCGGCCCGAAGGCGGCTGAGGACGAGGACTCGAAGGAAGCGACCGACGGACGCGGGCTGAGCCTGCGGGCGATGCTGCCCAATGCGATCACCGCGGCGGCGCTGTGCGCGGGGCTTACGGGCGTTCGTTTCGCGATTGAGGAGCAGTGGGCCTATGCCGTGCTGGCGGTGGCGCTGGCGGGCGTGCTGGACGGGATCGACGGACGGATCGCGCGGCTGCTCAATGCGCAATCGCGCTTTGGTGCGGAGCTGGACAGTCTGGCGGATTCGCTGTCTTTCGGGATGGCGCCTGCGCTGATCCTCTACATGTGGTCCTTGCAGGATTTGCCCCGGTTCGGGTGGTTTGCCGCGCTCGCCTTCGCGATCTGCTGCGCGCTGCGGCTCGCTCGCTTCAATGCGCGGATCGATGTTGAGGACCAGCCGCACAAATCCGCCGGTTTCCTGACCGGGGTTCCCGCGCCTGTCGGAGCAGGGCTGGCGTTCACACCGTGCTATCTCTGGATCGAGACGGGAATGGATATCTTCCGCGATCCGGTGATCCTGGCAATCTGGTTGGCGGTGATCGCGATCCTGCTGATTTCGAACATGGCAACGCTAAGCTGGACGGCGATCAGGCCGCGCCGCGATGTGCGCCTGCCGCTGCTTGCGTTCTCGGCCATGGCGTTTGCGGCCTTGCTGCTGGAGCCGTGGTGGACGCTGACCGCGATCAGCGCGGTCTATCTGGCGTTGATGCCCTATGCGTTGATCAAATACGGCAAGATCAAGCGGCGCCGGGCAGAGGCGGCGATCAGCCAGCAATCTGAGTGACGGGCAGGGGAAGGCGGCGCGCATAGGGGCGCGTGGCGGCTGCCAGAGTCCGGCGGGCCGGGCGGCGCAGGCGAACTTCATGCGCGTGAACCTGCGGGACGAACCCGGCGCGCAGCAAGGCCTGTTCGCGCTTCACCGCGCGATAGGCCGCTTTCCCGCGCAGCCAGCTGTCCAGCAGGCTGAGAGCCGTGGCGATGGTCGCGAGAATTAGCAGGCAGGTGGCAATCGTGGCGATCATCTCGAAGGTCTCCGTATCCGACGTTCAGCGTTTGTTCTGATCACTTTGTTCCCCAGGTGTTCCACTTAGTCAAGAAGTTTGTTCCACTTGTGTTCCAAAGCGGCGTTTGGCACTAGATTTTGTGGAGGAAGGCGGCTAATGGCGCGACCTCGTTGATGGCCCGTTCCGAATCATTCGGCGGCGAATCAGCGAAATTCACATGGAAGGCGCAACATACCGGTGCTGCCCGCGGGATCTCCGCAGGTCGGTTCCATGCTTTCCAGAGGAACAACCGGAAAGGAAATACCTATGGCGGCCAC
It contains:
- a CDS encoding CDP-alcohol phosphatidyltransferase family protein, with protein sequence MKKRSISRFKPQLPARVGPKAAEDEDSKEATDGRGLSLRAMLPNAITAAALCAGLTGVRFAIEEQWAYAVLAVALAGVLDGIDGRIARLLNAQSRFGAELDSLADSLSFGMAPALILYMWSLQDLPRFGWFAALAFAICCALRLARFNARIDVEDQPHKSAGFLTGVPAPVGAGLAFTPCYLWIETGMDIFRDPVILAIWLAVIAILLISNMATLSWTAIRPRRDVRLPLLAFSAMAFAALLLEPWWTLTAISAVYLALMPYALIKYGKIKRRRAEAAISQQSE
- a CDS encoding phosphatidylserine decarboxylase, which encodes MAGEILDNQGRGEASWGWPPIHPEGRKYGVIAIAISLIPLLIFDWEIIGWPLLLLSLGVFAFFRDPERVVPQGDNSIVAPADGLVTLITTVEPPVELQVDDGSGNPGLPAGPVTRISIFMSVFDVHINRAPIAGTVRRVVYVPGKFVNADLDKASEENERQHILIEGGDGLAIGFTQIAGLVARRIVPFVKPGDMVAKGQRVGLIRFGSRVDVYLPAGTDAKVMMGQKIVAGETVLAEIGATQLIEGIAQ
- a CDS encoding phosphatase PAP2 family protein, with the protein product MDTAATTPGTPSGQATASPLAQRWLGEVPIYAIGCALMILCVSLLAAHGINPGVTGILANSQIFFMFVVVLACWDAVRELHRHRPDSPVAHLKARYSTPEFRLRVAAGLPMLGVAIFLLPYFSKMKSAIPLFNAYTWDRAFIEWDRAIFFGQDAWQVLQPVLGYPIVTATLALLYHLWFLLLYPGVMFFAFANIDSRVRRQFFLSYVLSWTLVGGAMATWLASVGPCFVGPMLGNSTFDAQMAYLYAANEQVPIMVLPVQEMLLEWYGKDQSGLGSGITAMPSMHCAIAFLYWIAVRRISPKWGAFFAVFFFITWISSVHLAYHYAVDGLVSLLAVAAIWAVSQRIVAAWDKWTDARDQAVLRTNTVPAE